A DNA window from Desulfovibrio oxyclinae DSM 11498 contains the following coding sequences:
- a CDS encoding helix-turn-helix domain-containing protein: MEDILFTVGRRIRELRKRKRLSQSKLAEKAGLNDKYLGEVERGSNNISIRNLGQIAIALEVETAELLDDSHQREIDRKEIALKLQKIIESASDEDLCAIYGFASSIIG; the protein is encoded by the coding sequence ATGGAAGACATCCTGTTTACGGTTGGTAGGCGGATTCGAGAGCTACGAAAGAGAAAAAGGCTGTCGCAAAGCAAGCTGGCCGAGAAGGCTGGCCTGAACGACAAGTACCTCGGCGAGGTCGAGAGAGGGTCGAACAACATTTCGATTAGGAACCTCGGACAGATCGCCATAGCCCTAGAGGTAGAGACGGCAGAACTGCTCGACGACTCACACCAGCGCGAGATCGACAGGAAAGAGATCGCATTGAAGCTCCAGAAAATCATCGAATCGGCATCTGACGAGGACCTCTGCGCCATCTACGGCTTCGCCTCAAGCATCATCGGCTGA
- a CDS encoding GIY-YIG nuclease family protein yields MSIPYSIRMFLPDGDPDGLRLIEKSNWTGMGVVFSRSGYKEALTREEFQRTGVYVLVGTSEESSLPTIYIGEGDPVRPRLDSHYAKKDFWNWGVFFVTSNQSLNKAHVKYMESRLIQLAKDAKQCNLDNSNDSGRPTLSEADVADMESFIHDMLKVFPLVGLSVFEKPNQTQSQREMLFIKAKGIKAKGYETSRGFVVVEGSEAVTAEVPSIHQYLTNLRNDLVQKGVLQEQNGHYVFAEDYAFSSPSTAAGVVLGRSSNGRTCWKNAKGKDLKAIQAANTMDA; encoded by the coding sequence ATGTCGATTCCGTATTCCATACGAATGTTCCTTCCCGATGGTGATCCTGATGGCCTGCGTTTGATCGAGAAGTCTAACTGGACAGGCATGGGGGTGGTATTTTCTCGTTCCGGCTACAAAGAAGCCCTTACGCGAGAAGAGTTCCAGCGCACCGGCGTATATGTGCTCGTCGGGACTTCAGAAGAAAGCAGTTTGCCGACCATCTACATCGGCGAAGGCGATCCGGTACGGCCTCGGCTGGACAGCCATTACGCCAAAAAGGATTTCTGGAACTGGGGGGTGTTCTTCGTCACGAGCAACCAGAGCCTCAACAAAGCGCACGTTAAATACATGGAGAGCCGTCTAATCCAGCTGGCAAAGGATGCCAAGCAGTGCAACCTGGACAACTCCAACGACTCAGGCAGGCCTACTCTCTCTGAAGCAGACGTCGCTGACATGGAAAGCTTTATTCACGACATGCTTAAGGTCTTCCCACTCGTCGGCCTCTCTGTCTTCGAAAAGCCGAACCAGACCCAAAGTCAAAGAGAGATGCTTTTCATCAAGGCGAAGGGGATCAAGGCTAAAGGCTACGAAACCAGCAGAGGCTTTGTCGTCGTTGAAGGCTCCGAGGCTGTGACGGCTGAAGTGCCATCTATCCACCAATATCTCACCAATCTGCGGAATGATCTGGTCCAAAAAGGCGTACTTCAAGAGCAGAACGGGCATTACGTTTTCGCAGAAGATTATGCGTTTTCATCACCAAGCACCGCTGCCGGGGTTGTCTTAGGAAGGAGCTCGAACGGCAGAACATGCTGGAAAAACGCCAAAGGCAAAGACTTAAAGGCTATTCAGGCTGCAAATACGATGGATGCATGA
- a CDS encoding tyrosine-type recombinase/integrase translates to MSPRNDNHPLRGSSITVEPIRSLEAISAIKDMLHDKPRDLLLFVIATNNGIRCGDLLRLMVGDLRGKNVDDTIAVKESKTGKTNVLAVNDSVHSALTRFLASGSFSDDEYMFRSQKGDNKPLTIQSVNRMVKSWCREAGLDGNYGAHSLRKTFGYVQRVHFGVGFEVLCKRFNHASPAVTMRYLGINDTEVVSILKNSI, encoded by the coding sequence ATGAGCCCCAGAAACGACAATCATCCCCTCAGAGGAAGTTCCATCACCGTCGAGCCCATCCGCTCCCTGGAAGCGATCTCGGCCATCAAGGACATGCTCCACGACAAGCCGCGTGACCTGTTGCTCTTCGTGATCGCGACCAACAACGGCATCCGTTGCGGAGACCTCCTGCGGCTCATGGTCGGAGACCTGCGCGGCAAGAACGTCGACGACACCATCGCCGTCAAGGAGTCGAAGACGGGCAAGACCAATGTCCTCGCCGTCAACGATTCCGTCCACTCAGCACTGACGCGGTTCCTCGCGTCAGGCTCGTTCAGCGACGACGAGTACATGTTCCGATCACAGAAGGGAGACAACAAGCCCCTTACCATCCAGTCCGTCAACCGAATGGTGAAGTCGTGGTGCCGCGAGGCTGGCCTCGACGGCAACTACGGAGCCCACAGCTTGCGAAAGACGTTCGGCTACGTGCAGCGCGTCCACTTCGGCGTCGGCTTCGAGGTCTTGTGCAAGAGATTCAACCACGCCTCGCCAGCCGTCACCATGCGCTATCTCGGCATCAACGATACGGAAGTGGTCAGTATTTTGAAGAATTCGATTTAG
- a CDS encoding helix-turn-helix domain-containing protein, with protein sequence MGRPITVERQFYTQKEAAEYCGYCVVTFRQFAKDYEIPKCGPKRDRYRKEDLDDFMTDPASFHNPVRTRKSGFVPVEV encoded by the coding sequence ATGGGCAGGCCCATCACAGTCGAAAGACAGTTCTACACACAGAAGGAGGCAGCCGAGTACTGCGGATACTGCGTCGTCACGTTCCGACAGTTCGCCAAGGATTACGAGATTCCCAAGTGCGGACCTAAGCGGGACCGATACCGCAAGGAGGATTTGGACGACTTCATGACCGATCCGGCCAGCTTCCACAACCCCGTGCGCACTCGCAAGTCCGGTTTCGTTCCGGTGGAGGTTTAG
- a CDS encoding MucR family transcriptional regulator gives MSHMDNALKIVEAQAGVRQMTADEACEMVKSLSDGLQKIAQGEADPPKQEPPCDPKRAIRNKSIVCLECGRTFKTLSKKHLESHGLTPDEYRAKWGYRKRAPLSCRETAKARADRMKEMKLWTRTGKEPDDKDKPTKGKAKDAAKDA, from the coding sequence ATGAGTCACATGGACAATGCCCTCAAGATCGTGGAGGCGCAGGCTGGTGTCAGGCAGATGACCGCCGACGAGGCTTGCGAGATGGTCAAGAGCCTGAGCGATGGGCTCCAGAAGATCGCCCAAGGTGAGGCCGATCCGCCCAAGCAGGAGCCGCCTTGCGATCCAAAGCGGGCGATCAGGAACAAGTCGATCGTGTGCCTGGAGTGTGGTCGGACCTTCAAGACCCTTTCGAAAAAGCACCTGGAGTCGCACGGGCTGACGCCGGACGAGTACCGCGCCAAGTGGGGCTATAGGAAACGGGCTCCGCTTTCGTGCCGGGAGACGGCCAAGGCGAGGGCCGATCGGATGAAGGAGATGAAGCTCTGGACGCGGACGGGAAAGGAGCCCGATGACAAGGATAAGCCCACCAAGGGCAAAGCCAAGGACGCCGCAAAGGATGCTTAG
- a CDS encoding DUF2958 domain-containing protein, which produces MTNKANSRVPRMPRLHETEDTPAYEKLIWAHFFLGDSHWYAAEFDGKDTFFGYAVLNGDIMNSEWGYFSLAELTELRVGPFVVCVEEGWRVREFREVMDEQFDRTNG; this is translated from the coding sequence ATGACGAATAAGGCTAATAGCCGGGTCCCCAGAATGCCCCGGCTCCACGAAACCGAGGACACGCCCGCCTACGAGAAGCTGATCTGGGCGCACTTCTTCCTCGGCGACTCTCACTGGTACGCCGCCGAGTTCGACGGCAAGGACACGTTCTTCGGATACGCGGTCCTGAACGGCGACATAATGAACTCGGAGTGGGGATACTTCTCGCTGGCCGAGCTGACCGAGCTCAGGGTGGGGCCGTTCGTGGTCTGCGTCGAGGAAGGGTGGCGGGTGCGTGAGTTCAGAGAGGTCATGGATGAACAGTTCGATAGAACGAATGGCTAG
- a CDS encoding TM2 domain-containing protein, with protein sequence MSSEKSRKTALIACLIGGIVGAHLFYVGRIGKGVLYALTGGLFCIGATMDLIAIWSGGFKDNAGAPLREW encoded by the coding sequence ATGTCGTCCGAGAAGAGCAGGAAGACCGCACTTATCGCATGCCTGATCGGGGGCATCGTAGGCGCACACCTTTTCTACGTGGGCAGGATCGGCAAGGGTGTCCTGTATGCCCTTACTGGCGGGCTGTTCTGCATAGGGGCGACCATGGACCTCATTGCCATCTGGAGTGGCGGGTTCAAGGATAATGCAGGGGCTCCGCTTAGGGAGTGGTAA
- a CDS encoding tyrosine-type recombinase/integrase has translation MKSREEEVRESHVYLDELAQTYLDHEKARGRKQKFLNEVRNRLNKSYLPALNHVPIHRLTAKDFDKLAVEYSGLSNSSFNRYITYLNVIFNFGVDFEYIEKNPMAAWRKRVMKREKTRELEITLEDIQAIYDHAAPHVQKAIKLVFNTGCRPGQSELLKIKYSDVDYANERVRIRGTKTARSDRYVRLLPEFLNEIKTWEKEAKCEYIVEFRGKPVKGYANAFRNAVKKSGIGKEVVPYHLRHFFASTLIAGKADIKAVSSLMGHSGPGMLFKTYYHLIGEGEKEAIEKLPKI, from the coding sequence ATGAAAAGCCGTGAAGAGGAGGTCAGGGAGAGCCATGTCTACCTTGACGAGCTTGCCCAGACGTACCTCGACCACGAGAAGGCTAGAGGGCGTAAGCAGAAGTTCCTCAACGAGGTCCGAAACCGACTCAACAAGTCGTACCTGCCTGCCCTCAACCACGTTCCGATCCACAGGCTCACGGCGAAGGACTTCGACAAGCTGGCGGTGGAGTACTCCGGTCTCTCCAACAGCTCGTTCAACCGCTACATCACGTACCTGAACGTCATCTTCAACTTCGGGGTGGACTTCGAATACATCGAAAAGAACCCGATGGCGGCATGGCGAAAGCGCGTCATGAAACGCGAAAAAACACGAGAGCTTGAGATTACCCTTGAGGACATCCAAGCCATATACGACCACGCCGCGCCGCACGTGCAGAAAGCGATCAAACTGGTCTTCAACACCGGATGCCGCCCTGGTCAGTCCGAGTTGCTCAAGATCAAGTACAGCGATGTGGACTACGCCAACGAGCGTGTCAGGATTCGCGGGACAAAGACGGCCAGGAGCGACCGATACGTTCGCCTGCTGCCGGAATTCCTCAACGAAATCAAAACATGGGAAAAGGAGGCAAAATGCGAGTACATAGTCGAGTTCAGAGGTAAGCCCGTCAAAGGGTATGCCAACGCGTTCAGGAACGCAGTCAAGAAGTCCGGCATCGGCAAGGAGGTCGTTCCGTACCACCTGCGCCACTTCTTTGCTTCCACCCTGATCGCGGGCAAGGCTGACATCAAGGCGGTCTCATCCCTCATGGGTCACTCAGGCCCGGGGATGCTGTTCAAGACATACTACCACCTGATCGGCGAAGGCGAAAAAGAAGCCATAGAGAAACTGCCAAAGATCTAA
- a CDS encoding primase-helicase family protein: MKSHNGLTYRKEDISSKNKPLLPTLPTSRLAEENASLVATTISSGPGNLGPVSDEAIEFVQNVIDDGLTHPNDIIKLVQMNHEFFVARHNGKVSVLQETTNENGQTEIVALTDRELMLLKSHETIRQIKSYDKNHQPQYKNVRIADAWLTWKFRRTYEATVFRPGGLNEDDAKRFYNLFQGFEVTPAAGQFPRIEYHLKEVWCRGNWRHYRFLTNWWAHLLQYPNEKAKVALVIKGGKGAGKSTIFEGIFERILGAAYCKVDRPEQVTGKFNAHQRGKLLLVLEEAVWAGDKAAEGALKSMITDRKTMIEPKCVDAYQEDSYFRLAFVSNERRAVPATADERRYFALSVSSDKAMNIDYFRALWEEIENGGVEAFMHHLINWKVDRTELFNPPLTEALFEDIYESFSAFEKWVYELLHDEDAIDWGKPVRTKDLFDHYKAWYEEARGLGSYLKGGQITSQGKMKSMAEAFFSAPHRKIGGQSHLEMPTMKNARKIFESKVKAVVMWRDEMSNERIPGNRLAPSASQVHDKDAVDWFFEDEMSPEPSEHFNIRSNDPFFQDEIAAACTDD, translated from the coding sequence ATGAAAAGCCATAACGGACTGACGTACAGGAAGGAAGATATCTCTAGCAAGAACAAACCGCTTTTACCGACTTTACCAACTTCCAGATTAGCCGAGGAGAACGCTTCTCTTGTCGCTACTACGATTTCGTCCGGACCTGGTAATCTGGGTCCGGTCAGTGATGAAGCTATCGAGTTCGTGCAAAACGTCATCGACGATGGCCTCACCCACCCTAACGACATCATAAAGCTTGTGCAGATGAACCACGAATTTTTCGTCGCACGCCACAACGGAAAGGTCAGCGTACTCCAGGAAACCACGAACGAAAACGGACAGACAGAAATCGTTGCGCTGACGGACCGCGAGTTGATGCTGCTCAAGTCTCACGAGACAATCAGGCAGATCAAGAGTTATGACAAAAATCACCAGCCTCAGTACAAAAATGTTAGAATTGCCGATGCATGGCTAACCTGGAAGTTCAGACGGACGTACGAAGCAACGGTATTCCGTCCCGGCGGCTTAAACGAGGATGACGCCAAGCGTTTCTATAACTTGTTTCAAGGCTTTGAGGTAACCCCGGCAGCAGGGCAGTTCCCTAGGATTGAGTACCACCTTAAGGAAGTCTGGTGTAGGGGAAATTGGAGACATTACAGGTTCCTGACGAACTGGTGGGCACATCTACTCCAGTACCCCAATGAAAAGGCTAAGGTCGCTCTCGTGATCAAGGGCGGCAAGGGCGCGGGCAAGTCCACGATTTTTGAAGGCATATTCGAACGCATCTTGGGGGCCGCATATTGCAAGGTCGATAGGCCTGAGCAGGTCACTGGCAAATTCAACGCTCACCAGCGAGGTAAGCTCCTCCTGGTTCTCGAAGAGGCTGTCTGGGCCGGAGACAAAGCCGCAGAAGGGGCACTCAAGAGCATGATCACCGACAGGAAGACCATGATCGAACCCAAATGCGTGGACGCCTACCAAGAAGACTCTTACTTCCGTCTGGCGTTCGTCTCCAACGAGCGTAGGGCTGTCCCCGCCACCGCAGACGAAAGGCGATATTTCGCGCTGTCCGTTTCCAGTGACAAGGCCATGAACATTGACTACTTCCGCGCCCTGTGGGAGGAGATCGAAAACGGCGGCGTAGAAGCCTTCATGCACCATCTGATCAACTGGAAAGTGGACAGAACAGAGCTGTTCAACCCGCCCCTGACTGAAGCCCTGTTCGAGGACATCTACGAATCATTCAGCGCATTCGAAAAATGGGTGTACGAGTTGCTCCACGACGAAGACGCCATCGACTGGGGAAAACCCGTTCGGACCAAGGACCTCTTCGACCACTACAAGGCGTGGTACGAGGAAGCCCGGGGGCTTGGCAGCTACCTCAAGGGAGGGCAGATCACCAGCCAAGGTAAGATGAAGTCAATGGCCGAAGCGTTCTTCTCTGCCCCTCACAGGAAAATCGGCGGGCAGTCACACCTGGAGATGCCGACTATGAAGAATGCTCGCAAGATTTTTGAATCCAAGGTCAAGGCCGTGGTCATGTGGCGTGACGAAATGAGCAATGAGCGCATCCCCGGCAACCGTTTGGCCCCATCTGCCAGTCAGGTCCACGACAAGGACGCCGTTGATTGGTTCTTTGAGGACGAAATGAGCCCTGAGCCAAGCGAACACTTCAACATTCGCAGCAATGATCCATTTTTTCAGGATGAGATAGCGGCTGCATGCACTGACGACTAG